One window from the genome of Acuticoccus sp. I52.16.1 encodes:
- a CDS encoding crossover junction endodeoxyribonuclease RuvC: protein MPVINRAREPHTSASADPIRGEAYVVLALDLGTTTGWALRNTDGLITSGTVSFRPSRYDGGGMRYVRFRAWLERLAADAGPIGAIHFEEVRRHVGTDAAHVFGGLLATLTAWAETAGVPYQGVPVGTIKRHATGKGNASKDAMIAAARARGFEPADDNEADAIAILHWALETAGGVA from the coding sequence ATGCCCGTGATCAATCGTGCGCGTGAACCGCACACCTCCGCATCGGCCGATCCGATCCGCGGCGAAGCCTATGTGGTCCTCGCACTCGACCTCGGCACCACGACGGGCTGGGCGCTGCGGAATACGGACGGGCTCATCACGAGCGGGACGGTGTCGTTCCGCCCGAGCCGCTACGACGGCGGCGGCATGCGCTACGTCCGCTTCCGCGCCTGGCTGGAGCGGCTGGCGGCCGACGCCGGTCCGATCGGCGCCATCCACTTCGAGGAAGTGCGCCGGCATGTCGGCACGGACGCCGCCCACGTCTTCGGCGGGCTCCTCGCCACGCTGACCGCTTGGGCGGAGACCGCGGGGGTGCCGTATCAGGGCGTCCCCGTCGGCACGATCAAACGGCACGCCACCGGGAAGGGCAACGCCAGCAAGGACGCGATGATCGCAGCGGCCCGCGCCCGCGGGTTCGAGCCCGCCGACGACAATGAGGCTGACGCCATCGCGATCCTGCACTGGGCACTTGAGACCGCGGGAGGCGTCGCATGA
- a CDS encoding DUF6362 family protein: MAEWTRADVEARLESAARVMRSQPSDGPRGTFNAWPAYFHDFADKVGQKPETRRPTPSPRAISEAEEAMLWLRWLDVDDARIVWARAERTAWKPICWQHGISRATAVRRHLYALSVIVWRLNGRRVPTKRSKQYVIDGAQAE; the protein is encoded by the coding sequence ATGGCTGAGTGGACCAGGGCCGATGTCGAGGCGCGTCTGGAAAGCGCCGCACGGGTGATGCGGTCGCAGCCGTCCGATGGCCCCAGGGGCACGTTCAACGCGTGGCCGGCGTACTTCCACGACTTCGCCGACAAGGTCGGTCAGAAGCCCGAAACGCGAAGGCCCACGCCGTCTCCGCGGGCGATCAGCGAGGCTGAGGAGGCGATGCTGTGGCTGCGCTGGCTTGACGTCGACGATGCGCGGATCGTCTGGGCGCGGGCCGAGCGGACGGCTTGGAAGCCCATCTGCTGGCAGCACGGGATCAGCCGGGCGACGGCGGTGCGACGGCACCTCTACGCGCTCAGCGTGATCGTGTGGCGACTCAACGGGCGGCGCGTGCCGACGAAGCGGTCGAAGCAGTACGTGATCGACGGGGCCCAGGCGGAGTAG
- a CDS encoding site-specific DNA-methyltransferase has product MTLGFAPETIELWPLERLQPYAKNAKLHGEDQVAKIAASIAEFGWTVPVLVGEDGEVIAGHGRILAAQKLGLSEAPVIVLGHLTDEQRRAYRIADNRLTELGAWDDALLSAELKDLLADEFDLSLIGFSDGELDKLLAAVPDEDGAAGGSGEGSTPPVTVPEPPRNPASRTGDLWILGDHRLLCGDSTSAADVRRLMNGERAVLFATDPPYLVDYDGSNHPTRNKDWSASYGTTWDDSSQGAELYDGFISAAVAEAITEDAAWYCWHASRRQAMLEACWEKVGAFVHQQIIWVKDRGVLTRSHYLWKHEPCFMGWRRPNRPPKVAEETLPSTWVMPSFAKDERPDHPTPKPLDAFGIPMRQHVARGGLCYEPFSGSGSQIMAGEANGRRVFAMEISPAYVDVAVERWQAETGRDAVLDDDGRTFAEVRKERLGEAADAPVDDAGEEPRIGRRRRKAA; this is encoded by the coding sequence ATGACCCTCGGCTTCGCGCCGGAGACGATCGAGCTGTGGCCGCTCGAGCGGCTGCAGCCGTACGCGAAGAACGCCAAGCTGCACGGCGAGGACCAAGTTGCGAAGATCGCCGCGAGCATCGCCGAGTTCGGCTGGACGGTGCCGGTGCTCGTCGGCGAGGACGGCGAAGTGATCGCCGGGCATGGCCGCATTCTCGCGGCGCAGAAGCTCGGGCTGAGCGAAGCGCCGGTGATCGTGCTGGGCCATCTCACGGACGAGCAGCGGCGCGCCTACCGGATTGCGGACAATAGGCTAACTGAACTCGGAGCCTGGGATGATGCGCTCCTCTCCGCCGAGCTGAAGGATCTGCTCGCGGACGAGTTCGACCTCTCGCTCATCGGCTTCTCCGACGGCGAGCTCGACAAGCTGCTGGCCGCGGTCCCGGACGAGGACGGCGCAGCGGGTGGGAGTGGCGAAGGCTCCACGCCGCCGGTCACGGTCCCGGAGCCGCCGCGCAATCCGGCGTCGCGCACCGGCGATCTCTGGATCCTCGGCGACCACCGGCTGCTGTGCGGCGACAGCACCAGCGCCGCCGACGTGCGCCGGCTCATGAACGGCGAGCGGGCGGTGCTCTTTGCGACCGATCCGCCGTATCTGGTCGACTATGACGGCTCGAACCACCCGACGCGCAACAAGGATTGGTCCGCCTCCTACGGCACGACCTGGGACGACAGCTCGCAGGGAGCCGAGCTCTACGACGGCTTCATCAGCGCCGCCGTCGCAGAGGCGATCACGGAGGACGCCGCCTGGTATTGCTGGCACGCCTCCCGCCGTCAGGCGATGCTCGAGGCGTGCTGGGAGAAAGTGGGCGCTTTCGTCCACCAGCAGATCATCTGGGTGAAGGATCGCGGGGTCCTCACGCGATCGCACTACCTCTGGAAGCACGAGCCGTGCTTCATGGGCTGGCGTCGTCCGAACCGCCCGCCGAAAGTGGCGGAGGAGACGCTGCCGTCGACGTGGGTGATGCCGAGCTTTGCGAAGGACGAGCGGCCGGATCATCCGACCCCGAAGCCGCTCGACGCGTTCGGGATCCCGATGCGCCAGCATGTCGCCCGCGGCGGTCTCTGCTACGAGCCGTTCTCAGGGTCCGGCTCGCAGATCATGGCGGGCGAGGCCAACGGCCGGCGCGTCTTCGCGATGGAGATAAGCCCGGCCTATGTCGACGTTGCTGTGGAGCGCTGGCAGGCCGAGACCGGCCGGGACGCCGTTCTCGATGACGACGGCCGGACGTTCGCGGAAGTGCGGAAGGAACGACTCGGCGAAGCGGCCGATGCGCCTGTCGACGACGCCGGTGAGGAGCCGCGCATCGGGCGCCGGCGAAGGAAGGCGGCTTGA